A genomic region of Palaemon carinicauda isolate YSFRI2023 chromosome 22, ASM3689809v2, whole genome shotgun sequence contains the following coding sequences:
- the LOC137615962 gene encoding LOW QUALITY PROTEIN: uncharacterized protein (The sequence of the model RefSeq protein was modified relative to this genomic sequence to represent the inferred CDS: inserted 1 base in 1 codon), with protein MKLILAVWLVILIISIANIATDSLDVNTDASLGNQRLLILSGDSPTQPALIKELEPSILDPKLSIIASSMESHVYGTEEKNLTRLSCIHRKVTTKVFLSVFQKGSPGRSNYSSLLDYYNAEGIPNFKKHLSAPQKERIQNDCEGETFDITLLFKCLRYGSHGLAKDEEIWKPQQIDIAGIESLITIAKNKRNDLAHGDKLSYTNEELFKEAQETKDVLTRILRFSGQIYSLEQQIIDREIDDVEHEISKYLNGKFEAKTFEEYKKELFFEAQSELVNDEGVKEMLKQYDMAFENEISTVNHLLELKLPLCEVFTEMKLIEGLSSGEEAAVSYEDVLCDKSSSKTNEIIVIDGEAGVGKTTLTKKIVHDWRERESNMKYLDTYDILLKSECRNSAIKSFEDLLYHLMPRISKIFKPGDLKNVVLAQRVLVILDGLDELNMSSDNLLKEILDFRINFGITLLITTRPEKLNFLKQRVSYNQLKHIQLMGIPLDRRNEFITGYHVQITKQYQHTQDLQGLLEYLKRTEHILADLWRLPYNLSLLSILWAFDHMNVLKINTAPELYNEIFRLYKTKLKKRLQERTPPDESLLSRKVDLFLYSLSKESLTGLMNDHINLPQQAYERLKEVCLKIQVPIEEMISAFLRRVPSEEVIYSFPHKGLQDFFAALYIFLEITGDDHLYEIDDIMEAVTECLIEKKVSPKVSHTIIRTVKDEITNRQTSKRGGFITQVIRNLXEEIHGSSQYELGKFQNMLFCLIGMFSSEKAQIDEDVKLEALELLQSTGMTSQDSWIRILNSVKCDKQTAAFISKQNKVFIGNVQITDSSVSAYIALLKALKTPLKDASTVKIDINIKGELVGAHDLFSLINSFQMKIRKLLITEKNHKEYTDMLKQLSSSLKEENQIEVNIIADEDLNKISDLLSEVKKRNFKVTKIKLCNLEVLDSNVVEYVRTLKLLPELSPDANHCSAKIGITGDLTGGDELLELLACHHFKVKELLVNENNYEKYMIQLEILTNSLRDKRNLEIVLRIDEDLRNLIPLMNLIKENHYQFSVFEVRDIKINDASLNEYVETFKKMPALLDNVNNTCVDIEISGDLKGNSDLLDLISLNHFIVKQFLVTEHNFNTYTAMLEGMTTTFKTVSNVEMNLVIDKDITAISRLVKEIRKKNFSIKSFGIRDITIDDSNITLYILILRSLSTQCRNDEKPSVNIAISYGGTVTDDLFRLISIHEISVKSILITDANLKGCLNLLAQLKHIPKDKRTVEIDIQVNASLLSIQNLLTEINNQEYKLRKLNVDRGEMMINSTNASEYILALESLPELDKNSYEGTVHVRISRKTSGIDDVLQQLARNKFRVNIELFPDFKNPTKSTASNTILNVLFAECQVDKYAGRICRGLQLPPTLKRLWASIPDDTAYTQLRDYLSAGHELTALSVCVSLNLDTTVLRPLPGNLKYLPSLYLPDVSTEENVLKAFEITNKLTPSTRELAYVFFPRLKIAHDQDVRSFISKMRSLRIQDSIVLPSSLQIQLKEEITGLKIEWDMPVGGEPGTLADMDSWWSPA; from the exons TTATTTTGATAATATCCATTGCTAATATAGCGACTGATAGTTtagatgtaaatactgatgcttcactgggtaatcaGAGGTTACTCATTTTGTCTGGGGACAGTCCAACGCAGCCAGCACTCATTAAAGAATTAGAACCATCA attCTGGACCCCAAGTTATCCATCATAGCATCCTCAATGGAATCACACGTGTACGGCACTGAAGAAAAGAACCTTACACGTCTAAGTTGTATTCATAGGAAGGTGACAACTAAAGTCTTCCTTTCTGTGTTTCAGAAGGGTTCTCCTGGTAGATCTAACTACTCGTCATTGCTAGATTACTACAATGCTGAAGGTATTCCGAACTTTAAAAAGCATCTCTCTGCACCCCAGAAGGAAAGAATCCAGAATGATTGCGAAGGAGAGACATTTGATATTACACTTTTGTTCAAGTGTCTTCGCTATGGGAGTCATGGCCTGGCCAAAGATGAAGAAATCTGGAAACCACAACAAATTGATATAGCAGGCATAGAATCTCTTATAACCATAgcaaaaaataaaaggaatgatCTTGCTCATGGTGATAAATTGTCCTACACGAACGAAGAGCTCTTTAAGGAGGCACAGGAGACTAAAGATGTCTTGACTAGGATTCTGAGATTTAGTGGACAGATATACAGTCTTGAACAACAAATAATTGACCGTGAAATTGATGATGTAGAACATGAAATCTCAAAATACCTTAATGGCAAATTCGAAGCAAAGACATTTGAGGAATACAAGAAAGAACTATTCTTCGAGGCTCAATCAGAACTGGTTAATGACGAAGGTGTAAAGGAAATGCTCAAACAATATGACATGGCTTTCGAAAATGAAATAAGCACTGTAAACCATTTACTTGAGCTGAAACTCCCTTTATGTGAGGTTTTTACAGAGATGAAACTTATAGAAGGGCTATCATCTGGAGAGGAGGCTGCTGTCTCTTATGAGGACGTTTTGTGCGATAAGAGTTCAAGTAAAACAAATGAGATTATTGTCATAGATGGGGAAGCTGGAGTTGGCAAAACTACGTTGACAAAAAAGATTGTACATGATTGGAGAGAGAGGGAAAGTAACATGAAATACCTAGACACATATGACATTTTACTAAAATCTGAATGCAGAAACTCAGCCATAAAGTCATTCGAGGATTTACTATACCACCTTATGCCAAGGATATCCAAGATATTCAAGCCTGGTGATCTGAAAAATGTGGTACTTGCCCAGAGGGTCTTGGTCATACTAGATGGTCTAGATGAACTAAATATGTCTTCAGACAATTTGTTGAAGGAAATTCTTGACTTTAGAATAAATTTTGGAATAACATTGTTGATCACAACAAGACCTGAAAAGTTAAACTTCCTGAAGCAGAGAGTGAGTTACAACCAATTGAAGCACATCCAGCTTATGGGAATTCCTCTGGATAGAAGGAATGAATTTATCACTGGATATCATGTTCAGATCACTAAGCAATATCAGCATACACAAGACTTACAAGGCTTATTGGAATACTTGAAAAGAACAGAACATATTCTAGCAGATTTATGGAGGTTGCCATATAACCTCTCTCTGTTAAGTATACTATGGGCTTTTGACCACATGAATGTTCTTAAAATTAACACTGCCCCTGAATTGTATAATGAAATATTTAGACTGTATAAAACCAAACTGAAAAAAAGGCTGCAGGAACGTACGCCACCTGATGAATCTCTGTTGAGTAGAAAGGTTGACTTATTCTTGTATAGTTTAAGCAAGGAATCCCTCACGGGATTAATGAATGATCATATTAACCTACCACAGCAAGCCTATGAAAGACTGAAGGAGGTTTGCTTAAAAATACAAGTTCCCATTGAAGAGATGATTAGCGCATTCCTAAGACGGGTTCCCAGTGAAGAAGTAATATACTCATTTCCCCATAAAGGACTCCAAGATTTTTTCGCAGCATTGTACATTTTCCTAGAAATAACTGGTGATGATCATCTGTATGAAATAGATGATATAATGGAAGCAGTCACCGaatgcctcattgaaaaaaaagtttcaccaAAAGTGAGTCATACCATTATAAGGACAGTAAAAGATGAGATAACAAATAGACAAACAAGTAAAAGAGGAGGTTTTATAACACAGGTTATTCGAAATC TGGAAGAAATTCATGGTTCTTCTCAGTACGAATTAGGAAAATTTCAGAATATGCTCTTTTGTTTGATTGGTATGTTTTCTTCTGAAAAGGCTCAAATTGACGAGGATGTGAAATTAGAAGCCTTAGAGCTTCTTCAGTCGACTGGCATGACAAGTCAAGATTCGTGGATCAGAATACTTAATTCCGTCAAGTGTGATAAACAGACTGCTGCCTTCATTAGCAAACAAAATAAAGTTTTCATCGGAAACGTTCAAATAACAGATTCATCAGTATCTGCTTACATTGCTCTCTTGAAAGCCTTGAAGACACCTCTCAAGGACGCCAGCACAGTGAAGATAGACATCAATATTAAGGGAGAGCTAGTGGGAGCTCATGATTTATTCTCTCTAATTAATTCCTTTCAAATGAAAATTAGGAAGCTGCTTATAACTGAAAAAAATCACAAGGAGTACACTGATATGTTAAAGCAACTGTCATCATCCCTGAAAGAGGAAAATCAGATAGAAGTTAATATCATTGCTGATGAAGACTTGAATAAGATCAGTGACTTACTAAGTGAAgtgaaaaaacgtaattttaaagtcACGAAAATAAAGTTATGTAATCTTGAGGTTCTTGATTCAAATGTTGTCGAGTATGTAAGAACACTAAAGTTGCTTCCAGAGTTGTCACCAGATGCTAATCACTGTAGTGCTAAAATTGGAATTACTGGTGATCTAACTGGTGGGGATGAGCTTCTGGAACTACTCGCATGTCATCATTTCAAAGTGAAGGAACTCTtggtaaatgaaaataattatgaaaagtaTATGATCCAACTGGAAATATTGACCAACTCTTTGAGAGACAAAAGGAATCTGGAAATCGTCTTACGTATTGATGAAGATTTGCGGAATCTCATTCCTCTAATGAATCTTATCAAGGAAAACCACTatcaattcagtgtatttgaagtcaggGATATTAAAATAAATGACGCGAGCCTTAACGAATATGTCGAGACCTTTAAGAAAATGCCAGCACTCCTAGATAATGTAAATAACACTTGCGTAGATATTGAAATTTCTGGGGACTTGAAAGGAAATAGTGATTTACTTGACTTAATAAGTCTTAATCATTTCATAGTCAAGCAATTTCTGGTGACAGAACACAATTTCAATACTTACACAGCAATGTTAGAAGGCATGACAACGACCTTCAAGACAGTAAGTAATGTTGAAATGAACTTGGTTATCGACAAGGACATAACTGCCATTAGCAGGCtggtaaaagaaataagaaaaaaaaatttcagtattaAAAGCTTCGGAATAAGAGACATCACAATAGATGATTCAAACATAACTTTGTACATCCTTATCCTAAGATCTTTGTCTACACAATGTAGAAATGACGAAAAACCAAGTGTCAATATTGCCATCAGTTACGGTGGCACAGTCACTGATGATTTGTTCAGACTTATCAGTATCCACGAAATAAGTGTAAAGAGCATCTTAATAACAGACGCAAACTTAAAGGGTTGTTTGAATTTACTGGCACAGCTTAAACATATACCAAAAGATAAAAGGACTGTAGAAATTGATATACAAGTAAATGCTAGTCTGTTAAGCATACAAAACCTTTTGACAGAGATCAATAACCAAGAATATAAATTGAGAAAACTAAACGTTGATAGGGGAGAGATGATGATCAATAGTACTAACGCAAGTGAGTACATATTGGCATTAGAGTCCCTGCCAGAGCTTGATAAAAACTCGTATGAAGGGACAGTTCATGTACGCATAAGTAGAAAGACATCAGGTATTGACGACGTTCTTCAGCAACTAGCAAGAAATAAATTCAGGGTAAACATAGAGCTTTTTCCCGATTTCAAGAACCCTACAAAATCAACGGCATCTAACACCATTCTTAACGTCCTCTTCGCAGA GTGCCAAGTTGATAAGTATGCGGGGAGGATTTGTAGAGGGCTGCAGCTTCCCCCAACTCTGAAGAGATTATGGGCGAGCATTCCTGACGATACTGCATACACTCAACTCAGGGACTACCTCAGTGCTGGCCATGAATTAACGGCTTTAA GTGTTTGCGTCAGCCTTAATTTGGACACGACGGTTCTCAGGCCCTTACCTGGTAACCTGAAGTACCTGCCCAGTCTGTATCTACCCGACGTGTCCACCGAGGAAAACGTTTTGAAAGCCTTCGAAATTACCAACAAGCTCACGCCGTCAACACG AGAACTAGCGTATGTGTTCTTCCCGCGACTGAAAATTGCCCACGACCAAGATGTCAGAAGCTTCATTTCAAAGATGAGGTCTCTAAGAATTCAAGATTCAATTGTTCTGCCAAGCTCACTCCAGATTCAGTTGAAAGAGGAAATCACAGGTCTCAAAATTGAATG